A genomic segment from Modestobacter roseus encodes:
- a CDS encoding TetR/AcrR family transcriptional regulator: MSSPGSRSPQSPSAAPQATLAGRGAATVLEADAAEAAAAEAAVSGGQHLTTPVPVGAGRIQPPVPGHHLTAPVPALAVAVPAPRPTAPAAARDPRRAPIRTGSAMSRTRRGLLNGARTAFAERGVRKATMQHVAAAAGVAKATLYNHFRTKDDVAQALIAFELDRLAALAAELPLTVAVPALAEEVGGHPVLRRLAETEPETLVQMMALDAGRWTDVVLTLAQALRISRPEAELVCRWLLGLVLQPGTAPERAAQAAVITGQILG, from the coding sequence ATGTCTTCCCCGGGTTCCCGTTCCCCGCAGTCGCCGTCCGCCGCACCGCAGGCGACCCTCGCCGGTCGCGGCGCGGCCACCGTGCTGGAGGCCGACGCCGCCGAGGCCGCGGCCGCCGAGGCGGCGGTCTCCGGTGGGCAGCACCTGACCACGCCGGTCCCGGTCGGCGCGGGCCGCATCCAGCCCCCGGTCCCCGGCCACCACCTGACCGCGCCGGTGCCCGCGCTCGCCGTCGCCGTCCCGGCGCCCCGTCCGACGGCGCCGGCTGCGGCCCGCGACCCCCGCCGCGCGCCGATCCGCACCGGCTCCGCGATGAGCCGCACGCGGCGCGGCCTGCTCAACGGCGCCCGGACCGCCTTCGCCGAGCGGGGGGTGCGCAAGGCCACCATGCAGCACGTCGCGGCGGCGGCAGGCGTGGCCAAGGCGACGCTGTACAACCACTTCCGCACCAAGGACGACGTCGCCCAGGCGCTGATCGCCTTCGAGCTGGACCGGCTGGCCGCGCTGGCCGCCGAGCTGCCGCTCACCGTCGCCGTCCCCGCGCTGGCCGAGGAGGTCGGCGGGCACCCGGTGCTGCGCCGGCTGGCCGAGACCGAGCCCGAGACCCTCGTGCAGATGATGGCGCTGGACGCCGGGCGCTGGACCGACGTGGTCCTCACCCTCGCCCAGGCGCTGCGGATCTCCCGCCCGGAGGCGGAGCTGGTGTGCCGGTGGCTGCTCGGCCTGGTGCTGCAGCCGGGCACGGCGCCGGAGCGGGCCGCGCAGGCCGCGGTGATCACCGGCCAGATCCTGGGCTGA
- a CDS encoding helix-turn-helix domain-containing protein, whose protein sequence is MTLLRTQLGTTLRGHRLRQRRTLRDVSGAARVSLGYLSEVERGQKEASSELLASICDALDVELADLLAEVSLEMRLAEPGGRTVRPVALPVPGAAADEAGAADAAEPAEQVAVEAPVAEPALALVGGGQPARGSRASGAVSLAA, encoded by the coding sequence ATGACGCTGCTGCGCACCCAGCTCGGCACCACCCTGCGGGGACACCGGCTGCGGCAGCGGCGCACGCTGCGGGACGTGTCCGGCGCTGCGCGGGTCAGCCTGGGGTACCTCTCCGAGGTCGAGCGCGGCCAGAAGGAGGCCTCCTCGGAGCTGCTGGCCTCCATCTGCGACGCCCTCGACGTGGAGCTCGCCGACCTGCTCGCCGAGGTGAGCCTGGAGATGCGGCTGGCCGAGCCCGGTGGTCGCACGGTCCGCCCGGTGGCGCTCCCGGTCCCCGGGGCGGCTGCTGACGAGGCCGGTGCGGCCGACGCCGCCGAGCCGGCGGAGCAGGTCGCCGTCGAGGCGCCGGTCGCCGAGCCCGCCCTGGCGCTCGTCGGAGGGGGACAGCCCGCCCGCGGTTCCCGGGCCTCCGGCGCGGTCTCCCTCGCCGCCTGA
- a CDS encoding CinA family protein codes for MSAPAADDATRLHAALLARGETIAAAESLTAGLFCATLAAVPGASATLRGGAVVYATDLKTTLAGVPAELLAAVGPVSEPTAAALAEGIRERCTATWGVGLTGVAGPDPVDGHGPGRVYLGISDGVRTEVHQLDLPGDRAAVRSGAVAAAVQRLLARLDTGKPDGGAGVTPGADAARPGA; via the coding sequence GTGAGCGCGCCGGCGGCCGACGACGCCACCCGGCTGCACGCCGCCCTGCTGGCCCGGGGTGAGACGATCGCGGCCGCCGAGTCGCTGACCGCCGGGCTGTTCTGCGCCACGCTGGCCGCCGTCCCCGGCGCCAGCGCCACGCTGCGCGGCGGCGCCGTCGTCTACGCCACCGACCTGAAGACGACGCTGGCCGGGGTGCCGGCCGAGCTGCTGGCCGCCGTCGGCCCGGTCAGCGAGCCCACCGCGGCCGCGCTCGCCGAGGGCATCCGGGAGCGCTGCACGGCCACCTGGGGGGTGGGGCTCACCGGCGTGGCCGGCCCCGACCCGGTCGACGGCCACGGTCCCGGGCGGGTCTACCTGGGCATCAGCGACGGCGTGCGGACCGAGGTGCACCAACTCGACCTGCCGGGGGACCGGGCGGCCGTGCGGTCCGGGGCGGTGGCCGCGGCCGTGCAGCGGCTGCTGGCGCGGCTGGACACCGGGAAGCCCGACGGTGGCGCAGGTGTTACGCCAGGAGCGGACGCGGCCCGACCCGGCGCGTGA
- the pgsA gene encoding CDP-diacylglycerol--glycerol-3-phosphate 3-phosphatidyltransferase: protein MSAAVPEGAADPAATPPHSTRLVNLPNALTTLRLAMVPVFALLLLTDGGMDDDRRVWATVFFALAIITDRYDGMIARRTNQVTEFGKLADPIADKALTGTALLGLSILALLPWWVTVVILFRELGVTVLRFWVIRHGVIAASRGGKAKTVLQALAIGLYILPLSGVLASARWWVMAAALVLTVITGIDYVYRALTLRRTSARAMREAADRRAGGGPPGEPGRRDTAA from the coding sequence GTGAGCGCGGCGGTGCCCGAGGGGGCGGCCGACCCGGCCGCCACGCCGCCGCACTCCACGCGGCTGGTCAACCTCCCCAACGCACTGACGACGCTGCGGCTGGCCATGGTGCCGGTCTTCGCCCTGCTGCTGCTCACCGACGGCGGCATGGACGACGACCGCCGGGTGTGGGCGACGGTCTTCTTCGCCCTCGCGATCATCACCGACCGCTACGACGGGATGATCGCCCGCCGCACCAACCAGGTCACCGAGTTCGGCAAGCTCGCCGACCCCATCGCGGACAAGGCGCTGACCGGCACCGCCCTGCTGGGGCTGTCCATCCTCGCGCTGCTGCCCTGGTGGGTGACGGTGGTGATCCTGTTCCGCGAGCTCGGGGTCACCGTGCTGCGCTTCTGGGTGATCCGGCACGGCGTGATCGCGGCCAGCCGCGGCGGCAAGGCCAAGACCGTGCTGCAGGCCCTGGCGATCGGGCTCTACATCCTGCCGCTGAGCGGGGTGCTGGCGTCGGCCCGCTGGTGGGTGATGGCGGCGGCGCTGGTGCTCACCGTGATCACCGGGATCGACTACGTCTACCGGGCGCTCACCCTGCGCCGCACCAGTGCCCGGGCGATGCGCGAGGCAGCCGACCGGCGCGCCGGGGGTGGACCGCCCGGCGAACCCGGTCGCCGGGACACCGCGGCGTGA
- the rimO gene encoding 30S ribosomal protein S12 methylthiotransferase RimO has protein sequence MSALPRSVPAAAPTDRRAGGQPDEPPAGAASPRRVAVVTLGCARNEVDSEELAGRLAGEGYQLVEDADDADAVLVNTCGFIESAKKDSLDAILEATDSGAEVIAVGCMAERYGNELAGALPEATVLGFDDYAAIGDRLDDVLSGRPLVPHSPRDRRTLLPISPVARTAATTGSDAPAIPGHDWLRRRRLASGPSAALKIASGCDRRCAFCAIPTFRGAFVSRPMAEVLGEAQWLASEGVTEIVLVSENSTSYGKDTGDLRSLEKLLPQLAAVPGIVRVRVAYLQPAELRPGLLEVIAGTPGVAPYYDLSFQHSSPTLLRRMRRFGGTDDFLAVMARARSLAPEAGFRTNVILGFPGETEADVAELERFLVEGRLDAVGVFGYSDEEGTEGEGLDGKLDQAEIDARVRRITDLVEELTAQRAEERIGSTVDVLLTDDLSEVTEAGTWGGHAAHQDPDADGTTTVSGVPAGAVAGQLVRAEVVDTDGIDLVAVAVTPALAGASASAAAGV, from the coding sequence GTGTCAGCTCTGCCCCGCTCCGTGCCCGCCGCCGCCCCGACCGACCGTCGGGCCGGTGGACAGCCGGACGAACCGCCGGCCGGGGCCGCCTCGCCGCGCCGGGTCGCCGTGGTCACCCTGGGCTGCGCGCGGAACGAGGTCGACTCCGAGGAGCTGGCCGGCCGGCTGGCCGGCGAGGGCTACCAGCTGGTCGAGGACGCCGACGACGCCGACGCCGTGCTGGTCAACACCTGCGGGTTCATCGAGAGCGCCAAGAAGGACTCCCTCGACGCGATCCTGGAGGCCACCGACTCCGGCGCCGAGGTGATCGCCGTCGGCTGCATGGCCGAGCGGTACGGCAACGAGCTGGCCGGGGCGCTGCCCGAGGCGACGGTGCTCGGCTTCGACGACTACGCCGCGATCGGCGACCGGCTCGACGACGTGCTGTCCGGCCGTCCGCTGGTGCCGCACTCGCCCCGCGACCGGCGCACCCTGCTGCCGATCAGCCCGGTCGCGCGCACCGCCGCGACCACCGGCTCCGACGCCCCGGCCATCCCCGGGCACGACTGGCTGCGCCGGCGTCGACTGGCCAGCGGCCCCTCCGCGGCGCTGAAGATCGCCTCCGGCTGCGACCGGCGCTGCGCCTTCTGCGCCATCCCGACCTTCCGCGGCGCGTTCGTCTCCCGCCCCATGGCCGAGGTGCTGGGCGAGGCCCAGTGGCTGGCGTCCGAGGGCGTCACCGAGATCGTCCTGGTCAGCGAGAACTCCACCTCCTACGGCAAGGACACCGGCGACCTGCGCTCGCTGGAGAAGCTGTTGCCGCAGCTGGCGGCGGTCCCGGGGATCGTCCGGGTCCGGGTCGCCTACCTGCAGCCGGCCGAGCTGCGGCCGGGCCTGCTGGAGGTCATCGCCGGCACCCCCGGGGTCGCGCCCTACTACGACCTGTCCTTCCAGCACTCCTCGCCGACCCTGCTGCGCCGGATGCGCCGCTTCGGCGGCACCGACGACTTCCTCGCGGTGATGGCGCGAGCCCGGTCCCTCGCCCCGGAGGCGGGCTTCCGCACCAACGTCATCCTCGGCTTCCCCGGGGAGACCGAGGCCGACGTCGCCGAGCTGGAGCGCTTCCTGGTCGAGGGCCGGCTCGACGCGGTCGGCGTCTTCGGTTACTCCGACGAGGAGGGCACCGAGGGCGAAGGACTGGACGGCAAGCTCGACCAGGCCGAGATCGACGCCCGCGTGCGGCGGATCACCGACCTGGTGGAGGAGCTCACCGCCCAGCGGGCGGAGGAGCGCATCGGCAGCACGGTCGACGTGCTGCTCACCGACGACCTGTCCGAGGTGACCGAGGCGGGCACCTGGGGCGGTCACGCCGCCCACCAGGACCCCGACGCCGACGGCACCACCACGGTCAGCGGGGTGCCGGCCGGCGCCGTCGCCGGCCAGCTGGTGCGCGCCGAGGTGGTCGACACCGACGGGATCGACCTGGTCGCCGTCGCGGTGACGCCGGCGCTCGCCGGAGCCTCGGCGTCCGCCGCGGCCGGGGTCTGA
- a CDS encoding DNA translocase FtsK: MPARATSNRAPARGGASSRPRSGGSTAKKRPPAKRGGSTAARRPAAKKKNTLSGSLMRGAVGAWSLLARGAGGLARSVARPPEAEPLAPEHRRDGVGLFVLGLAIVLGAATWTGGIGPVGAGMADGVRWTIGVLTAVLPVVLLLVALRLLRHPPQPEARGRLTIGWICVLAAVVGITHVTGPDLSDTDRSGAGGLLGWAVGTPLVAGVGDVVTVLLLVLLAFFGLLVVTATPVHQVPERLRGWVDEKLGRDTDEYDDYDELYDDEPEEEPAPRARRGRKTAAAAVQDTLDTGRIDVGALDEAPLAVVHEPPPPAEPVRRPAVVDRTAPPEDLPPIEEPEQLRIQPVEGTYTLPSVSVLRPGTPPRAKSKANDVAIEAITGVLEQFNIDAAVTSYTRGPTVTRYEIELGNAVKVEKITALTKNLAYAVANDNIRILAPIPGKSAVGVEVPNTDRETVSLGDVMRSQVAKQDPHPMLVGLGKDIEGGFVCANLAKMPHLLVAGATGAGKSSCINSLLTSLLLRATPDQLRMILVDPKMVELTPYDGIPHLITPIITDPKKAATALAWLVEEMEQRYQDMRATGVRHIDDFNKKVERGEITAPPGSERVYQPYPYILTIVDELADLMMVAPRDVEESIVRITQKARAAGIHLVLATQRPSVDVVTGLIKANVPSRLAFSTSSLTDSRVILDQPGAEKLIGMGDALFLPIGAGKPMRVQGAYVSDAEIEAVVEFTKRQAEPEYREEVFTAAAGEKKEIDEDVGGDMELLVQAIELVVTSQFGSTSMLQRKLRVGFAKAGRLMDLMESRGIVGPSEGSKARDVLIKPDELESTLFVLRGGGG, encoded by the coding sequence ATGCCTGCTCGCGCGACGTCGAACCGGGCGCCGGCGCGTGGTGGGGCCTCCTCCCGCCCGCGCTCCGGCGGGTCCACGGCCAAGAAGCGCCCCCCGGCCAAGCGGGGCGGCTCCACGGCCGCCCGCCGCCCGGCGGCCAAGAAGAAGAACACCCTCAGCGGATCGCTGATGCGCGGCGCCGTCGGCGCCTGGTCGCTGCTGGCCCGCGGCGCCGGCGGGCTCGCCCGCTCCGTCGCCCGGCCGCCGGAGGCCGAGCCGCTGGCCCCGGAGCACCGCCGGGACGGCGTCGGCCTGTTCGTGCTGGGCCTGGCCATCGTGCTGGGCGCGGCGACCTGGACCGGCGGCATCGGCCCGGTGGGCGCGGGCATGGCCGACGGGGTCCGCTGGACCATCGGCGTGCTCACCGCGGTGCTGCCGGTCGTGCTGCTGCTGGTCGCGCTGCGCCTGCTGCGCCACCCCCCGCAGCCGGAGGCCCGGGGCAGGCTGACCATCGGGTGGATCTGCGTCCTCGCCGCCGTCGTCGGCATCACCCACGTGACCGGGCCCGACCTCAGCGACACCGACCGCAGCGGCGCCGGCGGCCTGCTCGGCTGGGCGGTCGGCACGCCGCTGGTGGCCGGTGTCGGCGACGTCGTCACCGTGCTGCTGCTCGTGCTGCTGGCCTTCTTCGGCCTGCTCGTCGTCACCGCCACCCCGGTGCACCAGGTGCCCGAGCGGCTGCGCGGGTGGGTCGACGAGAAGCTCGGCCGGGACACCGACGAGTACGACGACTACGACGAGCTCTACGACGACGAGCCGGAGGAGGAACCCGCCCCGCGGGCCCGCCGCGGGCGCAAGACCGCCGCGGCGGCGGTGCAGGACACCCTGGACACCGGCCGGATCGACGTCGGCGCCCTCGACGAGGCGCCGCTGGCGGTCGTGCACGAGCCGCCCCCGCCGGCGGAGCCGGTGCGCCGGCCGGCCGTCGTCGACCGCACCGCGCCGCCGGAGGACCTGCCGCCGATCGAGGAGCCCGAGCAGCTCCGGATCCAGCCGGTCGAGGGCACCTACACCCTGCCCTCGGTCAGCGTGCTGCGCCCGGGCACCCCGCCGCGGGCGAAGTCCAAGGCCAACGACGTCGCCATCGAGGCGATCACCGGGGTGCTCGAGCAGTTCAACATCGACGCGGCGGTCACCAGCTACACCCGCGGCCCGACGGTCACCCGGTACGAGATCGAGCTGGGCAACGCGGTCAAGGTCGAGAAGATCACCGCGCTGACCAAGAACCTCGCCTACGCCGTCGCCAACGACAACATCCGCATCCTGGCGCCGATCCCCGGCAAGTCCGCGGTGGGCGTCGAGGTGCCCAACACCGACCGCGAGACGGTCAGCCTGGGCGACGTCATGCGCTCCCAGGTGGCCAAGCAGGACCCGCACCCGATGCTGGTCGGCCTGGGCAAGGACATCGAGGGCGGGTTCGTCTGCGCGAACCTGGCGAAGATGCCGCACCTGCTGGTCGCCGGCGCCACCGGTGCCGGAAAGTCCAGCTGCATCAACTCGCTGCTGACCTCGCTGCTGCTGCGGGCCACCCCGGACCAGCTGCGGATGATCCTGGTCGACCCGAAGATGGTCGAGCTGACGCCCTACGACGGCATCCCGCACCTGATCACGCCGATCATCACCGACCCCAAGAAGGCCGCCACCGCGCTGGCCTGGCTGGTCGAGGAGATGGAGCAGCGCTACCAGGACATGCGGGCCACCGGGGTGCGGCACATCGACGACTTCAACAAGAAGGTCGAGCGCGGCGAGATCACCGCCCCGCCCGGCAGCGAGCGGGTCTACCAGCCCTACCCGTACATCCTCACCATCGTCGACGAGCTCGCCGACCTGATGATGGTCGCCCCGCGGGACGTCGAGGAGTCGATCGTCCGGATCACCCAGAAGGCCCGTGCCGCCGGCATCCACCTGGTGCTCGCGACCCAGCGGCCCTCGGTCGACGTCGTCACCGGCCTGATCAAGGCCAACGTGCCCTCCCGGCTCGCGTTCTCCACCTCCAGCCTCACCGACAGCCGGGTCATCCTCGACCAGCCCGGCGCGGAGAAGCTGATCGGCATGGGTGACGCGCTCTTCCTGCCCATCGGCGCGGGCAAGCCGATGCGCGTCCAGGGCGCCTACGTCTCCGACGCCGAGATCGAGGCGGTCGTCGAGTTCACCAAGCGGCAGGCCGAGCCCGAGTACCGGGAAGAGGTCTTCACCGCGGCGGCGGGCGAGAAGAAGGAGATCGACGAGGACGTCGGCGGCGACATGGAGCTGCTGGTCCAGGCGATCGAGCTCGTCGTCACCAGCCAGTTCGGCTCCACCTCGATGCTGCAGCGCAAGCTGCGGGTCGGCTTCGCCAAGGCCGGGCGGCTGATGGACCTCATGGAGAGCCGCGGCATCGTCGGGCCCTCGGAGGGCTCCAAGGCCCGCGACGTGCTGATCAAGCCCGACGAGCTGGAGTCCACGCTGTTCGTCCTGCGCGGCGGCGGAGGCTGA
- a CDS encoding S9 family peptidase gives MTETRPYGSWPTPITSELVVRASARLGEVAVDGDDVWWAEGRPGEGGRSVLVRRAADGTTTDLLPPPWNARTRVHEYGGGAWTVADGTVWLTSYADQRLYRVPAGGEPVAVTGEPDLPAGVRFADLSADGDGVLAVRETHSPGGASADVVHEVVRVRADGAVEVLVSGSDFVSDPRRSPDGRSLAWLQWQHPDMPWDAAELVVRGPDGSETVVAGGRSGARPESVVQPVWAADGALWFLADRTDVWSLYRWAPGGGPELVVGVGSDIAGPQWVFGQSRFALLPDGRVVLAYGRDGADRLAVRDPDGTLRELDLPYGSFGQLRAAGDGVVCVAGGPTSEPVVLRVSADGRAEVLRPARDLGLDPGWFSRPEHVTFPTEDGGSGVASAHALVYPPTNPRVTGPDDERPPLLVLVHGGPTSAASSVLSLGVQYWTSRGFTVADVDYRGSTGYGRRYREALQGRWGVADLDDVVACARWLAGQDRVDPARMAIRGGSAGGYTTLAVLTFRPGVFAAGASHYGVADLAALAADTHSFESRYLDGLVAPWPEGADVYAERSPVHATDALDTPLAVFQGDEDRVVPPEQAEMMVAALREKGVPHAYLLFAGEQHGFRQAENIRAALDGELSFYAQVLGFDLPAEEGITPIDVVRG, from the coding sequence GTGACCGAGACCCGCCCGTACGGCAGCTGGCCCACCCCGATCACCTCCGAGCTGGTGGTCCGCGCCTCCGCGCGGCTGGGCGAGGTGGCCGTCGACGGGGACGACGTCTGGTGGGCCGAGGGGCGGCCGGGCGAGGGCGGCCGCAGCGTGCTGGTCCGCCGCGCCGCCGACGGCACGACCACCGACCTGCTCCCCCCACCCTGGAACGCCCGGACCCGGGTGCACGAGTACGGCGGCGGGGCGTGGACCGTGGCCGACGGCACCGTCTGGCTCACCTCCTACGCCGACCAGCGGCTGTACCGGGTGCCCGCGGGCGGCGAGCCGGTGGCGGTCACCGGCGAGCCGGACCTCCCGGCCGGGGTCCGCTTCGCCGACCTCTCCGCCGACGGCGACGGGGTGCTGGCCGTCCGGGAGACCCACTCCCCCGGCGGCGCCTCGGCCGACGTCGTGCACGAAGTGGTCCGGGTGCGCGCCGACGGCGCGGTCGAGGTGCTGGTGTCGGGCAGCGACTTCGTCTCCGACCCACGACGCTCCCCCGACGGCCGGTCGCTGGCCTGGTTGCAGTGGCAGCACCCGGACATGCCGTGGGACGCCGCCGAGCTGGTGGTCCGCGGCCCGGACGGCAGCGAGACGGTGGTGGCCGGTGGCCGGTCGGGTGCCCGGCCGGAGTCGGTGGTGCAGCCGGTCTGGGCCGCCGACGGCGCGCTGTGGTTTCTCGCCGACCGCACCGACGTGTGGTCGCTGTACCGCTGGGCACCGGGCGGCGGGCCGGAGCTGGTCGTCGGCGTCGGGAGCGACATCGCCGGCCCGCAGTGGGTGTTCGGGCAGAGCCGGTTCGCCCTGCTGCCCGACGGCCGGGTCGTGCTGGCGTACGGCCGGGACGGCGCCGACCGGCTCGCGGTGCGGGACCCCGACGGGACGCTGCGCGAACTCGACCTCCCGTACGGGTCCTTCGGTCAGCTCCGGGCGGCCGGCGACGGCGTGGTGTGCGTGGCCGGCGGGCCGACGTCGGAGCCGGTGGTGCTTCGGGTGTCGGCCGACGGGCGGGCCGAGGTGCTGCGCCCGGCCCGCGACCTCGGGCTGGACCCGGGCTGGTTCTCCCGCCCGGAGCACGTCACCTTCCCCACCGAGGACGGCGGCAGCGGGGTGGCCTCCGCCCACGCACTGGTCTACCCGCCGACCAACCCCCGGGTGACCGGCCCCGACGACGAGCGCCCGCCTCTGCTGGTGCTCGTGCACGGCGGACCGACCTCGGCCGCGTCGTCGGTGCTGTCGCTGGGCGTGCAGTACTGGACCTCCCGGGGCTTCACCGTGGCCGACGTCGACTACCGCGGCTCCACCGGCTACGGCCGGCGGTACCGGGAGGCGCTGCAGGGGCGCTGGGGCGTGGCCGACCTGGACGACGTCGTCGCCTGCGCCCGCTGGCTGGCCGGCCAGGACCGGGTCGACCCCGCGCGGATGGCGATCCGCGGCGGCTCGGCCGGCGGGTACACGACGCTGGCCGTGCTGACCTTCCGGCCGGGCGTCTTCGCGGCCGGCGCGAGCCACTACGGCGTCGCCGACCTGGCCGCGCTGGCCGCCGACACGCACTCGTTCGAGTCCCGGTACCTCGACGGGCTGGTCGCGCCGTGGCCCGAGGGGGCCGACGTCTACGCCGAGCGCTCCCCCGTCCACGCCACGGACGCCCTGGACACCCCGCTGGCGGTGTTCCAGGGCGACGAGGACCGGGTGGTGCCGCCGGAGCAGGCTGAGATGATGGTCGCCGCGCTGCGGGAGAAGGGCGTACCGCACG